A DNA window from Hydractinia symbiolongicarpus strain clone_291-10 chromosome 6, HSymV2.1, whole genome shotgun sequence contains the following coding sequences:
- the LOC130648177 gene encoding uncharacterized protein LOC130648177, whose amino-acid sequence MSEILSHSPVNHQCKDVKPTPHQMMNHLREVEFEKCRTKQQHCFDSGGCFYISQIPLLSNATSKSKYLLLNVFRHIISLSDKVNMEDYVVSDEDKKLVLDFYKSLYSNTENLSGVYDDVSSIYDKVNSITKYAPFKRLAKDIAEFLDHKHLQEKRILDVGCGNGNLGKSLVEEGFKNIDGLDISEKLLEMCKETKCYNKLLKVPLTSNPTPGIEENTYDIAVSSGCYVASHIPLDTLFELTRIVKPGGYIFYTLHDPNYTMDYMNWHGKIMKEKKADLISMTRAPYRLEPKNDFKPTYGYYVLFKVL is encoded by the exons ATGAGTGAGATTTTAAGCCATTCCCCAGTAAACCATCAGTGTAAAGATGTTAAACCAACCCCCCATCAAATGATGAAT CATTTGAGAGAAGTGGAATTTGAGAAATGtagaacaaaacaacaacattgttTTGATAGTGGTGGGTGTTTCTACATTTCTCAAATTCCACTTCTCTCAAATGCTACTTCTAAAAGCAAATATTTGCTTTTAAACGTGTTTAGACACATTATATCCCTGAGCGATAAAGTCAACATGGAGGACTACGTTGTAAGTGACGAGGACAAGAAATTAGTCttagatttttataaaagtttatattCGAATACAGAAAATTTATCTGGAGTTTATGATGATGTTTCATCCATATATGATAAAGTAAATTCTATTACCAAGTATGCACCATTCAAAAGACTTGCAAAAGATATAGCCGAATTTCTGGACCATAAACATTTGCAAGAAAAAAGAATCTTAGATGTTGGATGTGGTAATGGAAATCTTGGAAAATCTCTTGTTGAAGAAGGATTTAAAAACATCGATGGATTAGATATATCGGAGAAGTTGTTGGAAATGTGTAAAGAGACGAAATGTTACAATAAATTGCTTAAAG TGCCATTGACAAGCAATCCAACACCAGGTATTGAAGAGAATACTTACGACATTGCTGTTTCTAGTGGATGCTATGTCGCGAGTCACATTCCTCTGGATACGTTATTTGAACTGACACGTATAGTGAAGCCTGGTGGTTATATATTCTACACTCTTCATGACCCTAACTACACGATGGATTATATGAATTGGCATGGCAAGATAATGAAAGAAAAGAAAGCTGATTTGATCTCGATGACACGGGCACCGTACAGATTGGAACCAAAGAATGATTTTAAACCAACCTACGGCTATTATGTGCTGTTTAAAGTGTTATAA